A genomic segment from Methanolobus zinderi encodes:
- a CDS encoding OB-fold nucleic acid binding domain-containing protein has product MEREEKVVVILLIMVFLSLSIAYVFFFSENVPDTAEFSSSSQIGDKVMLEGTVVSKRFTYTGDHLLLTVDSGSDIVSVFIPSDNGAMNAGSRINEDDTVSLSGVVDEYNGEIEIVIRDENDITVVSAAT; this is encoded by the coding sequence ATGGAAAGGGAAGAAAAGGTCGTGGTAATTCTTCTGATAATGGTCTTTCTTTCACTTTCCATTGCCTATGTATTTTTCTTTTCTGAAAATGTTCCGGATACTGCGGAGTTTTCAAGTTCTTCTCAGATCGGTGATAAGGTCATGCTTGAAGGAACCGTAGTGTCCAAACGCTTTACCTATACCGGTGATCATCTTTTACTTACCGTGGATTCTGGGTCTGATATCGTAAGTGTCTTCATACCTTCTGATAATGGTGCCATGAACGCGGGATCAAGGATAAATGAAGATGATACGGTAAGTCTGTCAGGTGTTGTTGATGAATACAATGGTGAGATCGAGATTGTTATCCGGGATGAAAATGATATCACTGTTGTTTCCGCAGCTACTTGA